The DNA segment CACAGGTCCAACTCCAGGCCCATATCCACCAGGTCCATATCCTGTTCCTCCCGGTGTTCCTCCACCAGGAAGCCCTAGGAAGGAGGAAATGTGTGAGGTTTGGTAGCGCCTATAAATAATTTCTATATATATTCAGTCTTAAAAtgtttgagggaaaaaaaacactgagttTTTTCTTGAATGAAAgttataaaaaggtttttttaatggAATCATCTCCCATAACAGATTTTTACGTGTTTGATTTCAACTTTCTAGACAATTAAACTGCCACAAAAGTATCTTGTAATAAAGAAGTGTCTTGTAATAAGATTAGATTAAAATCATTCCATTGACCTAATCTATCAAATTGATATCACGTTTTGAGCCCTTCTTTTGGCATTGGCCACTGCAAACTGCAAATTTTCTTATAAACACTGACCATCTGATGTTATTATTCCAAAATTAATATAGAAATCACGCTATGTTTGAGAAACTTAGATCCCCAAGAGAATTTAAAGGACATGCACACCAAAAAACAGCACTGTTTCGTCAGTCCTGGAATTGAGACAAAGCTCAAAGGCTGTTGTAACTGCAGTATGCTGGAGTTAAAACtccactaatatatatatatatatatatatatatatatatatatatatatatatataaactatcCCCACATGAATCAAAGAAAGGCAAGTACATAATGCAACTGagtttctgtttgtttcattttttatgaaGAACTGTGAGAATGTTGTTCTTTTCTTCATACCTCCAGCACTGCCTGGTCCAAAGCCACTCGGTCCACCTCCTGTTCCAACACCAGAACCAGGTACTCCCCCAGTCCACTGTCCTGCTCCAGGTCCACCACCAGTTGTTAGTCCAACACCTCTCCCGGGGACCCCTCCTCCTACTCCGATCCCAGAACTAGGCCCAGCTCCACCACCAAGTCCTCCTGCACCAAGGGTACCTCCAGGCAGACCTGCAAAGAGCCACCTTTTATTAGATATTATAAACCTGATGACAAACACACTGTTGACAAACAACAGGCTGTTTTCATGGCAGAATATTTGATCTATTATAGCTGGAAAGAATAGGTTAAATTAATAACATTGATAATTGCTGCATTTTATTTAGATGTATAAGCCCAGTTGGATACTATTCAAGTATGTATCAATGTATTTAATTATATGTTTGTCTGTTGagacacattacatttttttaccttACCATATTTACGGGCTTTGGCACCAGCATAACCTAGAAAATGCAGACACATCAAGATATTTAAAGTTTTATATTAGCCAGGGGATCTTTCTCAATTCAGACAAGCCTCCATATTTTATCTTTCATCCAAATCTTTCACCCTACCTCCAGGTCCATAGCCTGTACCAGCACCCCCAGGTCCATAGCCAGCACCACCAGGCCCAACTCCTCCACCTGGTCCATAGCCAGTACCAGCACCCCCAGGTCCATAGCCAGCACCACCAGGCCCAACTCCTCCACCTGGTCCATAGCCAGTACCAGCACCACCGGGTCCATAGCAACCCCACACCAGGCCCATCCCCTCCACCTGGTCCATAGCCAGTACCACACCACCGGTCCATAGCCAGCACCACCAGGCCCAACTCCTCCACCTGGTCCATAGCCAGTACCAGCACCACCGGGTCTATAGCCAGTACCACCACCACCAGGTCCATAGCCAGTACCAGCACCCCCGGGTCCATAGCCAGCACCACCAGGCCCAACTCCTCCACCTGGTCCATAGCCTGTACCAGCACTGCCAGGTCCATAACCTGTACCAGCACCACCGGGTCCATAGCCGGTACCAGCACCACCGGGTCCATAGCCAGTACCAGCACCACCAGGTCCAACTCCTCCAGGTCCAAAGCCagtaccaccaccaccaccaggtCCGTAGCCAGTACCAGCAGCACCACCAGGTCCGAAGCCTGTACCAGCACCTCCAGGTCCATATCCTGTACCAGCACCACCCGGCCTGAATCCTCCAGTGCTTGTCCCTGGACCTCCAAGTGCTCCACTTAACATGCCTATGAACAGAACAGCCACGTTTTATTTGTACTGATATTCTTTGTTAAATGAAATATAATGATAATAGTTATAAAagtatacaaaaaataaaagtatgaagTTGCATTCAAATATATTAAACTATTCTTACCATATTTACGAGCTTTGGCACTGGCATCATACCCTGAAACACAAATATAGTAATTAGGGCCCAAGCACAAAGGTGAAAGTGCTGAAATTGCAAGgaaacaattgtttttgtaaggattattttttattgcacTTGAAAACTCACCAAAATAGTCACACGTGTCAGACCTGCGTTATTATGGAACCCACGCAACTTCACCCTTCACCCTATGAgtggccaggcgtccatgcttaCCCAAGCTAACAACCCGTTGTGTTCAGATCCTATCCTAGACTTTTTGAAACTCCTCCCAGAGGATTTAACAGATCCTTCTCAAATTGGGTCAGCAGCATGTCAAGACTTTGCCAAATTGAAAAGTTTTTATAGAATGACATGGGCAGCGATTTTGTGCGTTTCGCTATAACACAGGAAGCTGTTGTAACTTCCCTTTACATTGTCCAATCTGCCTGAAACTTTGCAAGTATGATAAGAGTCCAGACTTAGAGACATCTCACGCTCATATCGAGTTATGATCATTGCGCCACCTGCTTGCAACAGGAAGTCAGCCTTATGTGATAATCATCATCCAgtttacatgacattttaatggTGTGGTCTACACATGACATACAGCAACACAGCATATACTTAGTTTGTGTTCACTTGCGCCAGATGTTGGACAGAGGAAGTGTTACAGGCAACTGGCTATCCGCCTAAACCCCCAACGTGCTGGGAGGGGAGAGGGCCcgttgctgcttgcagcttcaATTATATATTTGTCTTTGCTAATGGAATATATTCCGTTAAATTACTGGATACTGTATCTTAAAGAATTAATGATTATAGTGTTAAGCTATAACAATTGCATAATTAAAGCCAACATTTTCCAAAAACGCCAAATCTACTGATTCATAATTACCTCCGGGTCCTGTTCCTGCTCCTCCTACTCCAGTTCCAGTTGCACCTGGACTGTACCCAGTTCTACCTGGCCCATAACCAGCTCCTCCAGGGCCAGTGCCAGCACCACCAGGGCTAAAACCAAGACCAGATCCAGGTCCCACTCCTGTGCCGAGTCCAAATCCTGCTGCACCAGTGCCTGCACCGCCTGGACCAAAACCATAGCCAACACCTGGCCCTCCTCCTGTGCCGAGACCAACTCCAGCTACTGGCCCTCCTTGTCCAAGGCCTCCAGCAGCACCAGTGCCTCCACCGCCCAGTAGACCTGGAGACATTAAAGGccttgtgagtgtgtgagtccCATGTACAGAGGTTGTTAAATATCATGTTCTTTTGCTATTTTGTAAAAATGGCTCACCATATTTGCGTGCTTTGGCCGAGCCAGCACCATAACCTATGGCACAAAGAAATGTCCAAGTAAAGTGTTACTAAAACACTAAATGACCtgtgaaaatgtaaaaggtTATTCATTGTCATTTCAGGAATGGTAAATTACATCTCAAGATTTACCTAAACCAGGTATGCTGCTGGCTACTCCAGGCCCACTGCCTGTTCCACCTCCATGTCCAGCTACAGCTCCGGGTCCACCTCCTGTTCCAACTCCACCTCCAAGTCCAGGTACAGCTCCAGGTCCGCCTCCTGTTCCAACTCCTAATCCGTGTGTGACTCCCGCTCCTCCTCCTGGGAGTCTTCCAGCCCCAACCCCCAAAGTGCCTTCTTGACCAAGTGCACCTCCCCCAGCTGCAGCTCCACCTGATTTAGAAAGCAAACAGGTGAGcttacaaaaaaagtcaatacagagtatttaaaaagtacaaaaagctTATTCTTGCAACACATTAAATGATTATGTAACCATCACAACACAAGGTTGACACCTCAGCTCATGTGTCTTTACCGTATTTAGCTGCAGCTTTGGCTGGATTCTTTGATTTGCCTGCCCCTGTAATTGAAAGAATAAATGATTTTCTGTGTTTCtgcctttaaatttttcattgACATCGTGTAGCTCTACATGCAGCTGCAGAGTTTACTGCATTGCTGGTTCCTATGTACCTGATTTTGGTGATACGAGAGGGTAACCACGAAAAACCCCAGGCAACTGTTGTCCACGACCATCTAAGGGGAGAAATACACTACAAAGATGCTCATTCTGTGAAATACTCAAATGCTACCTGGGATAACATTTATTAGTGTTaatttatcttttaaaataaagttcaaGTAATGTATAGAAAATCTGCTTGTAAAATCTGCTTGTAATATGATGCAGTTTGTCAGTTTAGGACTTTATGACACTCACTGCCGGCTCCTCCTGGTCCAGTACCTCCCTGGCCAAGCACCCCAGCCCCTGCAAGGAACAAGCCAAGAGTTTTTGTTTGTAGGCATGCGTGCCAAGATGTGTTGTGCCAAGATTCATTGACATAAAGTGCATTAACACACCAGTCTGTGGCCCAAGTCCAGATCCTGTGGCCACTCCAGGGAGAACACCACGGCCTCCAAAACCTAGCCAGGACAGTTGAGAAAATCACTGTTAAAACATCTTCGGCAAAAACACTGAATGATAcattattgtattgtttaataTGTGGTTTatgtttcttgtgttttaacATACCTTGGCCTGGTACATATCCACCTTGATATAGTCCAGGCACCCCAACTCCTGTGTGACAGAAAACGCAAATGTAGAATGTTGCCCAAAAACAATCAGTGTTTCTGGGTGATCATTAACTATTAACTGAACTGATGTATCACATCCTTGAGTAACAAAGGGAGTGTCTTTAcctggaacttgttttgatgctTTACCACCGCTCTTTCCTCCAGGTCCTCCCCCAGTTGTGCCAGTCTGTGGCAGCATTGGAACTGAAACagcaatgaaataaaaaaaagttccttttaATTTGCAAAATATAACTTTTAGACTGAAATAGCAAAACAGCACATTTTATTCACCTAGTAATTATaagaattatttatttgaaaaaatgtaacttgaaaAGTTAACAATTTACAGGACACTTGAAATAAGCATGAAACAAGCTTTTCCAtagaaggcaaggcaaggcatacagtagaaacacaaatacaatatatctcattgttttatttataatgttaaTTCATGTGCTTCACCTTGCAGTACTGAAATACATTTATCTAATCTTCATCTTTAATGCTTTTTTGTAGAATTGTagaatgcatgtatgtatacagtatagcAAAATGTAAGTTATATTAAATACCTCCTCCAGGCACAGCAGCTCCACCAGGACCAACTCCTCCGGGTCCAACCTCTGCACCACCAGGCCCAAATCCCACACCACCAGGCCCTACTCCCGCACCACCAGGCCCAAATCCCACACCACCAGGCCCTACTCCCGCACCACCAGGCCCAAATCCCGCACCACCGGGCCCTACTCCCGTACCACCAGGCCCAAATCCCGCACCACCAGGCCCTACTCCCACACCACCAGGCCCTACTCCTGCACCACCAGGTCCAAAGCCCGCACCACCAGGCCCTACTCCCGCACCACCAGGCCCAAATCCGGCACCACCAGGCCCAACTCCTGCACCACCAGGCCCTACTCCTGCACCACCCGGCCCAAATCCTGCACCACCCGGCCCAAATCCTGCACCACCTGGCCCAAATCCCGCACCACCAGGCCCTATTCCTGCACCACCAGGTCCAAATCCAACTCCACCAGGCCCAGATCCTGCTCCACCAGGCCCAAATCTCACACCACCAGGCCCATAACCtgtaaacacatacaaaaattATGTCATTTTTCAGTGATTACAACTGCTTAATGTTTATTAGTAAACTGCAAATACCAGTTTTAGGAGGTTTGGGACCAGTTCCACCAGTTCCTGGGTATTGACCAGCACCTGGACCATAACCGCCTCCATAGCCACCTGGGTCAGGACAGTGGTTTGTttaatgcaaatgtatttttcaaggtaagcaatatataaaaatgtaaggTGTGTGACCAGTTAAGGAGGAGAGAATAATTTTCATTCAGTGAAATTATTGTGCTTCAACAGAGAAGCTCTGAGACATTTGTTCATTTGTGACTCGTTTTGCTAGCAGGTTGTGGAGAAGATAAGTCTAGGAGTATAAGTCTGCTCTGTTTATTCATGTTATTCAATTATTCTCATGGTTATATGATTGCAAAAACACCTGGCAATGAACTCACTttaataatgcatttatttatcCGTGCACTTGTTATAAGAAGAAATAGAAACAGGCCAATCCTCCTCCACCCAAACCCCCTGCCCCAAGGCCTAATTAGCAGATAAAAGAGAAACAGTACTTAGTACTTCCTATACTTGCTCTAGTGACAACAATACACTGCATCATACATTATTGCATTCAGTGTGTCCCGGTGCGACTCCACCCTTTAGTGACAGTATACATGTATGATGGCTGCCCAATAGAAACCTCACAAAGATTAACTTGTTCTCTGgaaaagttttaaacatttgtttgaTGTGTGCATAATTGGGCTTGTACACATGATGTTTCATATTGAAATACAAGATACATAGGGTAGTCTTACttgttgaattgaattgaaattgttgGCATTTGACTGAATTTatccatttgtttctttttgttttcctgaaGTGTTGTCTTAATTATAAGCAGCTCTAGGGGACTGTGTTCAAGTAACAGTTTGCACAGTTTTGGCTTTAATTGGTTTTGTGGATTTTTGCTTGAAATTACAGCacagtgtttaaaaatgcaTCCCACTCATTGCTTGTTCAGGTGAACTAGGATGTTTCTGTCTTATTCTTTAGGGTGGAgcagagaaacacaaacacactttgtgGGCATTATTGTGTagcaaagatgaaaaaaagtgttCTGCTGAGACAACCAGACTTTTGGTAAACTGGAAAGGGTGACATATGAGTCTGTTTCCTGTGCTTACACTGACCCATTTTCTACCTACCGGCATAATGGGTGGAATTCAAAATTTTCCACAAACCAAGGCTTAACCTCTAAGGATCATTTGGATATTATCACAAACATTCCTCATCCTACACATGAAAAACAGAGAGGCCTGAAATTCCAAAGAAAATCAGTCTTTCTGACTGACGTGATGACTTCCGCTCTCTATCAGGGACCTGTCATTCCTAAAGCATTAGCCtttatcactgtgtgtgtgtatgtgtgtgtatgtgtgtgtgtggatggggggTGGCTTCAACAATGACTTATAACCTTGAGGTAATGAGGAAATAATGGTACATGTATGCAATCTGTATCCTGCTGCATTGAATTGAACAGTGGAacaatatttacagtacaggGACAGACCACTAATCCATGTGTGCAGAGCGGACAACTTCCTCTTATTGTGAATGTTACACAAttcaagtaaacacacagttgCAGGCAATCTGTTTGTTGGTTATAAGCTTACTAGTTTTTTAAACAAGattttataaatacagtatCTTCAAAGGTTGTTAAGTTCATGACTCTTCTGCTAGCGTTTGTCTGATGggatttgtcatttttcatctcTTAGAGATCAGACTATCTTGAATTACCAGACCCATCTCAACAGCGCAATGATCATACTGGCTATGCACACTGTATCTTAACTGGTACAACTGTGCAGCAATACTAGCAGTTATTTATTATCAACTCTCTGAAATGATGTGCTCAATTATGTATTTTCCACCAGTTCCTGTGCACAACAAAGTCAAAACCTTATTACTCAATCCTTCAAGTAATAGAAGATCTAACATGtatcattaaaatatatttaggaGGCAAAAATCAAAACTCCATGCCTGTGCCTTGGCCAGCCTGTCCAACACCCCCGGGACCAACTCCTCCAGGCCCAGTCCCATAGCCTCCAGGACCGACACCACCTGGTCCAAAACCACCTGGCCCAACTCCGCCCTGTCCCAGTCCTCCTCCTACACTGCCAGCTCCCTGTCCTGCTCCAAACCCTCCAGCCACTCCTCCACGACCTCCGTAGCCGCCTCCTAGAgacaaataataagaaaaatcaCATGTACTTGGTCTGTAGGTTTGTTATGATATAAATGATTGGACATTTCCTTTGCATATAGTTCATGACATTTGCGCTTTACTGTCTTTGAAAAGTCTCTTTTTGACCTGGTAAAAGACTAGAATTTTTTTGGGCACAATAGGCGGCCCTCAAAGTCTTACCTGTTTTTGGAGGCTTTCCACCTGTacgaataataataatatttattaaatcaataatagCACAATAGAAATATTGTTGGACTTTGCTCCAGATTTTAAGATGTTAACCAGCCATATTTGTCTTACCGGCCCCAACACCTCCAGGTACGACTCCCAGTCCACCACTGCCTGGGCCGAAGGTGTTAGGCCTGAAACCTCCCGGTCCAACTCCTCCCGGTCCAGCTCCTCCCGGTCCCACTCCTCCCGGTCCAGCTCCTCCCTGTCCAACTCCTCCCGGTCCAACTCCTCCCGTTCCAACTCCTCCTGGTCCATGACCACCATAGCCCCCTAAGGAATAAAGTCATTGGAACATTGTGAGTGTGAAAACACGCAAATTGCATGTAGATGAAGACAAaccaaatataatttttcatGCTGATGCCTGTGGTAATAAATCAGTGTGTTATCTTGAACAGTTAAACATGTCTGTCCTCACATTCCTAACTTCACACTGAAGTCATAATCAGTGTTTATCAAAAtgtaacagaaaacacaaatggcatCCACCTCCACCTGTTCCTGGTCCAAAGCCAGCTCCTCCAGGTCCAAATCCAGTTCCAGTCCCACCTGGTCCGACTCCAGTTCCAGGTCCAGCACCAACTCCTATGCCGGCTCCAGCGCCTCCTGCTGCTCCACCAGCAGGTATATATACACCTGATACACAGAATAGTTCAGACTCACAGCAGATTACAGTATAATTTTATAATGGATTTAAGTTTTTCTGTTCAGGATTTGCTGTACACACTCaactgtttaacccttgtattatGTTGCGGGTCAGTTGGACCCATTTCCATTTTTGTGttgaccaaaataataataaataaatcttttatttgtttagtaCATTACAGTAACATGGTATTTCttagtgctttacataaaaacattaaaatagtaaaagttaCAAAGCAGTACAAGaacttaaacattaaagagcagttaaaaacagatTTTAGGCTGCTAGTATGGGACAGTGTGTAAGCCGCTGCCCCCACACAAGATATCGGGGCGCAAtaaccattttgtggaaacccaaactttgttgaccaataagGTAGGCACTCTACAGGCAGAACCATGTGTTTAGACAACAGATGACAGAATTTGCGGAATGTTTGAGTCATCATTCAGGTCTAATGAGGCATAATTTACTCCTCTTTGCCAGTACTTAATAAAACCCATTTAATTTGTCTAGTCAACAAGGATTACATTTAACAAATACGATgtcacaaacaaagaaatagcATGTGTGGGCGACTTAGTGATGATCAACTGTGCTTAGAGTTTCTCTCCAGCTGATAACAAACACCCCCTTCATCCAAAAGGCATGCATCTTTGGTCATAATTCTTACACTTTTCTGCACCTATGTTTCGTTCCACAAATCACAATAGCCAAAAATAGAAACCCAGAGAGCAAACAACTATAAAAGGAAAGGTTTTTTTAAGATCCCACAGTCCAGATGTGAAAAGAAGAGGTCTGTAGGGAATCCTAAAGAATGTGAGTTACTGATCTCACAGTAATGGCATGTACAACACATTAACAACACAGAGTAAATAACTTAAGTGTTCAGTCATTCAGCAGAACAGAAACCTCCTCACCCAAaagcttttgttgttttgggaggaatctttattaaaattaaacattggaAAAGTAAAACTATACACTCATATTCACCAGAGATGTgtcattaaaagaaaacagtagTTGTGCTAGGCAGTCACttcaaataaaatgcaatacataatttaaatattatatatcatcaaaaaaatctttatttttattttgaatactTTTGTAGTAGTGTAGTGATTATCCAGGGTTCACTGTTTGTCTATGGTGACATTAATATCTCATTATTGAATTAGTAATGTATCATTTTATCACTCAGTCCATGATATCATACTGTAACTATTATAGTTTTTAGCTGCTCTGGTGCTGGGGCTCCAGGGATGACAATGTCACTCTGTCTATTGGACTAAAACGTCTCTAAAACTCTATTGGATTAGGAAATAATTAGTAATCCCAAGAGGACTgcactgactttggtgattccCTAATTGTTTCTTCTAgcgccaccagcaggtcaaaactttcattttaattttctttttcttatttatctcgaacaatcaacaatgttacaaaagatgaaaataaaattaaattaaaagcacaaaataaaacacgATTAGAATTTacctacaaacacaaaaataataaaggaTTAGTTTGAGAAGGAGCAGGTGGAAGCACATAACTTATTTGGTTCTGCCCTCTTAGATGATATCCCCCTTCTTTTTCATTAAACATTGCGCGTATGTTACATggtaaattattttctttaactttaaacataaattgtGGCATTTTGAATGTAACAATGTCCATAATTTTCAGCAAATGTGAATTCAAAAACAGATGATTAGTGTGCTCATAGTACCCAGTGGGATTTATTATcctgattgttctttttttgcaaTGTGCTAATATTTCATATGTTCATTTTGTAGGTATTTCCCCAAACTTCCACACAGTATAACA comes from the Etheostoma spectabile isolate EspeVRDwgs_2016 chromosome 13, UIUC_Espe_1.0, whole genome shotgun sequence genome and includes:
- the elnb gene encoding elastin b, with product MARGMVATYVHGIFLLALWKPSLQGGVYIPAGGAAGGAGAGIGVGAGPGTGVGPGGTGTGFGPGGAGFGPGTGGGGYGGHGPGGVGTGGVGPGGVGQGGAGPGGVGPGGAGPGGVGPGGFRPNTFGPGSGGLGVVPGGVGAGGKPPKTGGGYGGRGGVAGGFGAGQGAGSVGGGLGQGGVGPGGFGPGGVGPGGYGTGPGGVGPGGVGQAGQGTGGYGGGYGPGAGQYPGTGGTGPKPPKTGYGPGGVRFGPGGAGSGPGGVGFGPGGAGIGPGGAGFGPGGAGFGPGGAGFGPGGAGVGPGGAGVGPGGAGFGPGGAGVGPGGAGFGPGGAGVGPGGVGVGPGGAGFGPGGTGVGPGGAGFGPGGAGVGPGGVGFGPGGAGVGPGGVGFGPGGAEVGPGGVGPGGAAVPGGVPMLPQTGTTGGGPGGKSGGKASKQVPGVGVPGLYQGGYVPGQGFGGRGVLPGVATGSGLGPQTGAGVLGQGGTGPGGAGNGRGQQLPGVFRGYPLVSPKSGAGKSKNPAKAAAKYGGAAAGGGALGQEGTLGVGAGRLPGGGAGVTHGLGVGTGGGPGAVPGLGGGVGTGGGPGAVAGHGGGTGSGPGVASSIPGLGYGAGSAKARKYGLLGGGGTGAAGGLGQGGPVAGVGLGTGGGPGVGYGFGPGGAGTGAAGFGLGTGVGPGSGLGFSPGGAGTGPGGAGYGPGRTGYSPGATGTGVGGAGTGPGGYDASAKARKYGMLSGALGGPGTSTGGFRPGGAGTGYGPGGAGTGFGPGGAAGTGYGPGGGGGTGFGPGGVGPGGAGTGYGPGGAGTGYGPGGAGTGYGPGSAGTGYGPGGGVGPGGAGYGPGGAGTGYGPGGYAGAKARKYGLPGGTLGAGGLGGGAGPSSGIGVGGGVPGRGVGLTTGGGPGAGQWTGGVPGSGVGTGGGPSGFGPGSAGGLPGGGTPGGTGYGPGGYGPGVGPVPGIGYRPGGGYGAGPGAGYGTGYGAGSKPAKYGQGGMGAGGVLGGGAGRGGHGTAGSKAAKYGQPGGVVPGAGAGAGTGTAGSGTETGTGVTVNGTSTSSTAGTTGPGGGGLGATGGTPAPASEVLIPGDAGAGSVIEGSGSSGGEGGTGVAGRPVGEGGDGDGLAGTGIPIIGEKTGLNGTEVPGPTGAAPVGGGTAQPSGSGGDIATGTLPGAKPLRPPGVPRGDTPGEGDGEGGPDGERGGTGGTGGVGGSPPSAGAAGGVLGGVTGEGRGGSPATGTGVGPGGAAGGVRGTSKPPKVYGPDGTAAGGVSGGPGEVGGVAGGVGGGPGGASLVPGAGGPGGVATGVLKPGKSYGAGGAGVLPGGGIRYPTGAGVGQGAGKSGKVYGALGAGGQGGVGPSSYGAGPGGYGTGPGGYGAGPGGYGAGGYGPGGTGPGGYGPNTAGTGLGGVGTGSGGFGPGGVGTGLGSHGPGGAGVNPGVYTAGGQRLGIRKPPKSGYGSSSLGGAGYGQGTGGFGPGGAGTGTGGFGPGGAGTGTGGFGPGGAGTGTGGFGPGGAGTGTGGFGPGGAGTNGWFWTRWCWHRNGWLWTWWCWHRNGWFWTRWCWNRNGGLRTRWRWHRNRWFRSRGPKIRKKKTCQIWLWRSWGWISRTIRGRYKSWSWWSWSWARRLWSRRCWNWRLWSRRC